One genomic segment of Roseovarius carneus includes these proteins:
- a CDS encoding DUF1489 family protein produces the protein MTAPLNIIKLSVGTQSVEDLAAWHANPRAKGADGHPRHVTRMWPRREDELLSGGGSVFWVIQGVIQCRQKIIRLDEVIGSDGIRRCAIVLEPELIRTSAALKRPFQGWRYLKGADAPLDLAKGREAEDALPPGLSAALSDIGVL, from the coding sequence ATGACAGCGCCCCTCAACATCATCAAGCTCAGCGTCGGCACCCAAAGCGTCGAGGATCTGGCCGCGTGGCACGCAAATCCGCGCGCCAAAGGGGCCGACGGACATCCCCGCCACGTCACACGGATGTGGCCGCGCCGGGAGGACGAGCTGCTTTCGGGCGGTGGCTCGGTGTTTTGGGTCATCCAAGGCGTGATCCAGTGTCGCCAGAAGATCATCCGGCTGGACGAAGTTATCGGCTCAGACGGTATCCGCCGCTGCGCCATCGTGCTGGAGCCGGAGCTGATCCGTACCAGCGCTGCGCTCAAACGCCCGTTTCAGGGGTGGCGCTATCTCAAAGGGGCTGATGCGCCGCTCGATCTGGCCAAGGGGCGAGAGGCCGAAGACGCTTTACCGCCCGGCCTGTCTGCGGCACTTTCGGATATCGGTGTTCTGTGA
- a CDS encoding GNAT family N-acetyltransferase, which produces MSVPRITPETLYAVVEATWPPASTHVCGPFTLRQGAGGGKRVSAATARAAAGAQKRMAAEDAMRAMGQAPLFMIRAGEDALDASLAEAGYAVIDPVKIYIVPTGALTSPAPPRTATFHIWPPLEIQREIWASGGIDAARLDVMSRSTCAKTAILGRDGDRPAGTGYVALHEGIAMVHAIEVLPQNRRRSLGRYMMQEAALWAKAQGAGTLAVICTEANTAANALYAELGMTLAARYHYRHLPQEPVT; this is translated from the coding sequence ATGAGCGTGCCACGCATCACACCCGAGACACTTTACGCCGTGGTTGAGGCCACATGGCCCCCCGCCAGCACCCATGTCTGCGGCCCCTTCACGTTGCGCCAGGGCGCAGGCGGCGGCAAACGCGTGAGCGCGGCCACGGCGAGGGCGGCCGCAGGGGCGCAGAAGCGCATGGCCGCAGAGGACGCGATGCGCGCAATGGGCCAAGCCCCGCTCTTCATGATCCGCGCGGGCGAGGATGCACTCGACGCAAGCCTGGCGGAGGCAGGCTATGCAGTAATCGACCCTGTCAAAATCTACATCGTGCCCACAGGGGCATTAACCAGCCCCGCTCCACCGCGCACCGCGACATTCCACATCTGGCCTCCGCTTGAGATTCAGCGCGAGATCTGGGCCAGCGGCGGCATCGACGCCGCGCGCCTTGACGTCATGAGCCGCAGCACCTGCGCCAAGACCGCCATTCTGGGCCGCGACGGCGACCGGCCCGCAGGGACAGGATATGTGGCCCTCCACGAGGGCATTGCGATGGTCCACGCCATCGAAGTGCTGCCGCAAAACCGCCGCCGCAGCCTCGGGCGATATATGATGCAAGAGGCCGCTCTCTGGGCCAAAGCGCAAGGGGCAGGCACGCTCGCCGTCATCTGCACCGAGGCGAACACAGCCGCCAACGCGCTCTATGCAGAGCTGGGGATGACCCTCGCCGCGCGCTACCATTACCGCCACCTGCCTCAGGAGCCCGTGACATGA
- a CDS encoding OmpA family protein, with protein sequence MRRHARALALLLAVTALPAAALDLALPGNGTLSREDVEAPGTYPLPVAPWAEGVLPTLEVTGRVVTQAWRIEASGLTTLQVMAPLAAQLDAEGYETLLRCNGQGCGGFDFRFATPVLPAPDMFVDLFDYRFLSARRVGASGPEYITLLISLSTNTAYVQLIHVAPNGAAALSVVTGARPAEAPVAGGMGPARPTPEDLPAALQSAGRVILGDLDFGTGDAQLGDGPFPSLTALGAYLLEDETRRIALVGHTDITGGFDTNAALSLRRAELVAARLRETYGVPSTQIEARGMAYLAPIATNMTAQGREANRRVEAVLVSGP encoded by the coding sequence ATGCGCAGGCACGCTAGGGCGCTCGCGCTCCTCCTTGCGGTCACGGCCCTACCCGCCGCAGCCCTCGATCTGGCGCTGCCCGGCAATGGCACGCTCTCGCGCGAAGATGTGGAGGCTCCCGGCACCTACCCCCTGCCCGTCGCGCCATGGGCCGAGGGCGTGCTGCCCACGCTGGAGGTGACGGGCCGCGTCGTCACGCAAGCGTGGCGGATCGAGGCGAGTGGGCTGACCACGCTTCAGGTCATGGCCCCTCTCGCCGCCCAGCTGGATGCAGAGGGGTATGAGACGCTTTTGCGCTGCAATGGTCAGGGCTGTGGCGGATTTGATTTCCGCTTCGCAACGCCGGTGCTGCCCGCGCCGGATATGTTCGTCGATCTTTTCGACTATCGGTTTCTATCAGCCCGCAGGGTGGGCGCAAGCGGCCCTGAATACATCACCCTTCTGATCAGCCTCTCGACCAACACGGCCTATGTGCAACTGATCCACGTCGCGCCAAACGGTGCGGCGGCGCTCTCGGTGGTGACCGGCGCGCGTCCCGCAGAGGCCCCTGTTGCAGGTGGCATGGGTCCCGCACGACCCACCCCCGAGGATCTGCCCGCTGCCCTGCAAAGCGCAGGCCGCGTCATTCTTGGTGATCTCGATTTTGGCACCGGGGACGCGCAGCTGGGGGATGGGCCGTTCCCGTCGCTTACCGCACTTGGGGCGTATCTTCTGGAGGATGAGACCCGCCGCATCGCCCTTGTCGGCCACACGGATATCACAGGCGGCTTTGATACCAACGCGGCGCTGTCGCTGCGCCGGGCCGAGCTGGTCGCAGCCCGCCTGCGCGAGACATACGGCGTCCCGAGCACCCAGATCGAGGCGCGCGGCATGGCCTATCTGGCACCTATTGCGACGAACATGACGGCACAAGGCCGCGAGGCGAACCGCCGGGTCGAGGCGGTGCTGGTCTCCGGGCCGTGA
- the hisS gene encoding histidine--tRNA ligase encodes MAKPKKTPRPKAETPKGFRDYFGADVVERARMLEAIAQVYHRYGFDALDSSAVETVEALGKFLPDVDRPNEGVFAWQEEGGGDKAGDWLALRYDLTAPLARVYAQHRNDLPTPYRRYAMGPVWRNEKPGPGRFRQFYQCDADTVGAASVAADAEICAMLSDCLETVGIARGDYVVRVNNRKVLNGVLEATGLTDGAERDAVLRTIDKFDKVGAAGVAELLGKGRLDASGAYIDGIGLSEEQAGPVLAFLTSKGADARETLANLRAAVAGSAAGLEGVAELEEIAELLAAQGYGPDRIIIDPSVVRGLGYYTGPVFEAELTFDILDEKGRKRQFGSVAGGGRYDDLVKRFTGQAVPATGVSIGVDRLLAALRAQGQAGAPSAGPVVVTVMDRGRMAAYQSMVGELRSAGIRAEVYLGNPKAFGNQLKYADKRGSPIAVIEGEDEAARGVVQVKDLILGAQIAQSATLEEWKERPSQFEVPRDQLVAKVLEILESQR; translated from the coding sequence ATGGCCAAGCCTAAAAAGACCCCTCGCCCCAAGGCCGAAACGCCCAAAGGCTTCCGCGATTATTTCGGGGCCGATGTGGTCGAGCGGGCGCGGATGCTGGAGGCGATTGCGCAGGTCTATCACCGCTATGGGTTTGATGCGCTGGACAGTTCCGCCGTTGAGACGGTGGAGGCGCTGGGGAAGTTCTTGCCCGATGTGGACCGGCCCAATGAGGGGGTGTTTGCGTGGCAGGAGGAGGGTGGTGGCGACAAGGCCGGCGATTGGCTGGCGCTGCGCTATGATCTGACGGCGCCGCTGGCGCGGGTTTATGCGCAGCACCGCAATGATTTACCGACGCCTTATCGGCGCTATGCGATGGGGCCTGTCTGGCGCAACGAGAAGCCGGGGCCGGGTCGGTTCCGGCAGTTTTATCAATGCGATGCGGATACGGTTGGCGCGGCAAGCGTGGCGGCGGATGCAGAGATTTGCGCGATGCTGTCTGATTGTCTGGAGACGGTGGGGATTGCGCGCGGCGACTATGTTGTGCGGGTGAATAATCGGAAAGTGTTGAATGGGGTTTTGGAAGCCACAGGTCTTACGGATGGTGCAGAGCGCGATGCGGTTTTGCGCACGATCGACAAGTTTGACAAGGTTGGTGCCGCTGGTGTTGCAGAGCTTTTGGGCAAGGGGCGGCTTGATGCGTCTGGTGCCTATATCGACGGGATCGGTCTGAGCGAGGAGCAGGCAGGGCCGGTGCTCGCGTTTTTGACCTCAAAGGGTGCGGATGCGCGCGAGACGCTGGCCAATCTGCGTGCGGCTGTGGCGGGATCGGCGGCGGGGCTTGAGGGCGTCGCCGAGCTTGAGGAGATCGCGGAGCTTTTGGCGGCGCAGGGTTATGGCCCCGACCGTATCATCATTGACCCATCCGTGGTGCGGGGCCTTGGCTATTATACCGGGCCTGTCTTCGAGGCGGAGCTGACTTTTGATATTCTCGACGAGAAGGGCCGCAAACGGCAGTTTGGCAGCGTGGCAGGCGGCGGGCGGTATGATGATCTGGTCAAACGCTTCACCGGTCAGGCGGTGCCGGCCACGGGGGTGAGCATTGGCGTGGATCGTCTTTTGGCCGCTCTGCGCGCGCAGGGGCAGGCCGGTGCACCGTCTGCGGGTCCTGTGGTTGTGACCGTGATGGACCGGGGCCGGATGGCGGCCTATCAGAGCATGGTGGGCGAATTGCGCAGCGCGGGCATCCGGGCGGAAGTGTATCTCGGCAATCCCAAAGCGTTCGGTAATCAGTTGAAATACGCCGATAAGCGCGGCAGCCCGATTGCCGTGATCGAGGGCGAGGACGAGGCGGCGCGCGGCGTGGTGCAGGTGAAAGACCTCATCCTCGGGGCGCAGATCGCCCAGAGCGCCACCCTTGAGGAGTGGAAAGAGCGGCCCAGCCAGTTTGAGGTGCCGCGCGATCAATTGGTCGCGAAGGTGCTTGAGATTTTGGAAAGCCAGCGGTGA
- a CDS encoding GNAT family N-acetyltransferase has protein sequence MTARATTLRPARPEDLATLTDISLRAKAHWGYDATFMEACREELTVTAADLRNSAYQVAEQSGVLIGLCGLSGPEAGAESCELHSLFVAPEAMGHGVGKMLMNWAINEAKRRGATRIRLDADPFAEGFYAKMGAICVGRVPSASIRGRSLPLMELTLAPAQPSSRK, from the coding sequence GTGACCGCGCGCGCCACAACCCTGCGCCCTGCGCGGCCCGAAGATTTGGCCACGCTCACCGATATCTCGCTCCGCGCCAAGGCGCATTGGGGCTATGACGCCACATTCATGGAGGCCTGCCGCGAAGAGCTGACCGTGACCGCCGCTGATCTGCGCAACTCCGCCTATCAGGTGGCCGAGCAGAGCGGCGTTCTGATCGGTCTCTGTGGGTTGAGCGGGCCAGAGGCGGGCGCGGAAAGCTGCGAATTGCACAGTCTTTTCGTAGCGCCCGAGGCGATGGGGCATGGCGTCGGGAAAATGCTGATGAACTGGGCTATCAACGAGGCCAAACGGCGCGGGGCGACACGCATTCGCCTTGATGCAGACCCGTTCGCCGAAGGGTTCTACGCAAAAATGGGCGCGATATGCGTGGGCCGGGTGCCGTCTGCGTCGATCCGGGGGCGCAGCCTGCCTCTGATGGAGCTTACGCTCGCCCCGGCTCAGCCGTCTTCGCGCAAGTAG
- a CDS encoding SlyX family protein — MEHLEEKIAHLMRSVDDLSDVVARQQSEIDRLTRRTEMLISREAERESAMGGQVTLGNERPPHY, encoded by the coding sequence ATGGAACATCTCGAAGAAAAAATCGCCCACCTGATGCGCAGCGTCGATGATCTCTCGGACGTGGTCGCGCGCCAACAGAGCGAGATCGACCGCCTCACCCGCCGCACCGAGATGCTGATCAGCCGCGAGGCCGAGCGCGAAAGCGCCATGGGCGGTCAGGTCACTTTGGGCAATGAGCGCCCGCCGCATTACTGA
- a CDS encoding outer membrane protein, producing MKTTFAIAAAAMIAAGPALAGSKAEPVMEPALAPVAVPPAPTSPDWTGFYAGGQLGYATVDTNVAGVDGDGVIGGLTVGYDYDFGQWVIGAGADYDWTDVSLNATTDLDSVWRLKLRGGYKIGNGLLYGTGGYAQADTNSLGSDDGYFVGAGYEHLVAQNISLGAEVLYHEFDNFNNSTLDVEATTVQARATFRF from the coding sequence ATGAAAACGACATTCGCCATTGCCGCGGCAGCCATGATTGCCGCCGGTCCCGCCCTTGCAGGTTCCAAAGCGGAGCCCGTGATGGAGCCCGCGCTGGCGCCCGTCGCTGTACCCCCAGCCCCCACCAGCCCTGACTGGACCGGCTTCTACGCAGGTGGTCAGCTTGGCTATGCCACTGTTGATACCAACGTCGCGGGTGTTGATGGCGACGGCGTCATCGGCGGCCTTACCGTTGGTTACGACTATGACTTCGGTCAATGGGTCATCGGTGCTGGTGCTGATTACGACTGGACCGACGTCAGCCTCAACGCGACCACGGACCTCGACAGCGTCTGGCGCTTGAAGCTGCGCGGCGGCTACAAGATCGGCAACGGTCTGCTCTACGGGACGGGTGGTTACGCCCAAGCCGACACCAACTCGCTGGGTAGCGACGATGGCTACTTCGTCGGCGCTGGCTACGAGCATCTGGTTGCCCAGAACATCTCGCTCGGCGCCGAAGTTCTCTACCACGAGTTTGACAACTTCAACAACTCGACCTTGGACGTTGAAGCAACCACCGTCCAGGCCCGCGCAACGTTCCGCTTCTAA
- a CDS encoding ATP phosphoribosyltransferase regulatory subunit, with product MRAEVRAEAARLRDLFEAAGAAVVETGILQPAATLLDLYGEDMRARAYVTSDPLKGEQMLRPDFTVPVVEMHMAEGAEPARYTYAGEVFRRQEEDAARASEYMQVGYEVFERGAAAACDAEVFALIHDILLPLELRAATGDIGILRAAVEGLSTSDARKAALRRHLWRPRRFRQLLERFAGRVAVPASRAALLAADDPMAGAGPMIGLRGAAEIAARIEVLRADAVTPPLAEGEVALLDAILAVRETAPNALARLHDIAVDMPAIAEAVAGVEARLEALAARGINVDTLPFEASYGRTQMEYYDGFVFGFTCEARPDLPPVATGGRYDALTRQLGRGREIPAVGGVIRPGLVCALRGQGAEA from the coding sequence ATGCGGGCCGAGGTCAGAGCAGAGGCGGCGCGCCTGCGGGACCTTTTTGAGGCGGCGGGGGCGGCTGTGGTCGAGACGGGTATCTTGCAGCCCGCGGCCACGCTTTTGGACCTTTATGGCGAGGATATGCGCGCGCGCGCCTATGTGACCTCGGACCCGCTGAAGGGGGAGCAGATGCTGCGCCCGGATTTCACCGTGCCTGTGGTCGAGATGCATATGGCCGAGGGTGCGGAGCCCGCGCGCTATACCTATGCGGGCGAAGTGTTTCGCCGCCAGGAAGAGGATGCGGCGCGCGCCTCGGAATACATGCAGGTGGGGTATGAGGTGTTTGAGCGGGGGGCTGCTGCGGCTTGCGATGCGGAGGTTTTCGCACTCATTCACGATATTCTGTTGCCATTGGAGCTGCGGGCCGCCACCGGCGACATCGGCATTCTGCGCGCCGCCGTCGAGGGGCTAAGCACAAGCGATGCGCGCAAGGCAGCGCTCCGGCGGCATTTGTGGCGGCCCCGGCGGTTTCGCCAGTTGCTTGAGCGGTTTGCGGGGCGCGTCGCTGTGCCCGCTTCGCGGGCGGCCCTTCTGGCGGCGGATGATCCGATGGCGGGTGCGGGGCCCATGATCGGGTTGCGCGGGGCGGCGGAGATTGCGGCGCGGATCGAGGTGCTGCGCGCGGATGCGGTAACACCGCCGCTGGCTGAGGGGGAGGTGGCGCTTCTCGATGCGATCTTGGCCGTGCGCGAGACGGCCCCCAACGCGCTGGCGCGGCTTCATGATATCGCCGTGGACATGCCCGCGATCGCCGAGGCGGTGGCCGGGGTCGAGGCGCGGCTTGAGGCGCTGGCGGCGCGGGGGATCAATGTGGACACGCTGCCCTTTGAGGCGTCCTACGGGCGCACGCAGATGGAATATTATGACGGGTTCGTCTTTGGATTTACCTGCGAGGCACGGCCCGATCTGCCGCCTGTCGCCACGGGCGGGCGTTATGACGCGCTGACCCGGCAATTGGGGCGCGGGCGCGAGATCCCGGCAGTGGGCGGTGTGATCCGTCCGGGGCTGGTATGCGCGCTGCGCGGGCAGGGGGCAGAGGCATGA
- a CDS encoding adenosylcobalamin-dependent ribonucleoside-diphosphate reductase produces MTRFSAPIAEQIWNMKYRFTPAEGQGDATLEDSWRRIARALAVVEEEPEVWEERFYEALEDFKFLPAGRITAGAGTGRKVTLFNCFVMGTVPDDMGGIFDGLREAALTMQQGGGIGYDFSTIRPKGADVKGVGADASGPLSFMDVWDAMCRTIMSAGARRGAMMATMRCDHPDVEAFIAAKSDAARLRNFNLSVLITDPFMDAVKADGPWELVFDGKVYRTLQARDLWNRIMQATYDYAEPGVIFIDRINAANNLNYCETIAATNPCGEQPLPPYGACLLGSINMAKLVRDAFEADAAMDEAALNDLVAVAVRMMDNVVDASQFPLPEQAREAKAKRRIGLGVTGLADALLMVGLRYGSEEAAAQTEAWLRAIARAAYLASVDLAREKGTFPLFDAEGYLCSGTMQMMDEDVRAAVAVHGIRNALLTSIAPTGTISLYAGNVSSGIEPVFAYSYTRKVLQKDGSRTEEEVVDYAVALWREKFGDAPLPEYFVNAQTLPPADHVRMQAAAQKWVDSSISKTINCPEDISFEAFKEVYMQAWDLGCKGCTTYRPNDVTGSVLSVSESADVAPGEAPAQVRDYQHEGAEVVYMSEPLDRPETLEGQTYKLKWPDSNHAIYITVNDVILGGRRRPFEVFINSKNMEHFAWTVALTRMISAVFRRGGDVSFVVEELKAVFDPRGGAWMKGKYVPSILAAIGGILEQHMVRTGFLAGEGMGLKVDPQAEVVNLGGGLGPACPSCGDYGMRMIEGCMTCASCGYSKCG; encoded by the coding sequence ATGACACGTTTTTCTGCCCCGATTGCTGAACAAATCTGGAATATGAAGTATCGCTTCACACCTGCCGAGGGGCAGGGGGATGCGACGCTGGAGGATAGCTGGCGGCGGATTGCGCGGGCCTTGGCCGTGGTTGAGGAGGAGCCTGAGGTCTGGGAAGAGCGGTTTTACGAGGCTTTGGAAGATTTCAAGTTTCTGCCTGCAGGCCGGATCACCGCCGGGGCGGGCACCGGGCGCAAGGTCACGCTCTTTAATTGCTTCGTTATGGGGACCGTGCCGGACGATATGGGCGGCATTTTCGACGGGTTGCGCGAGGCGGCCCTGACCATGCAGCAGGGCGGCGGCATCGGCTATGATTTCTCCACCATCCGCCCCAAGGGCGCAGATGTGAAAGGCGTGGGGGCGGACGCCTCGGGGCCGCTCAGCTTCATGGATGTGTGGGACGCGATGTGCCGCACAATCATGTCCGCAGGCGCACGGCGCGGCGCGATGATGGCCACGATGCGCTGTGATCATCCGGATGTGGAGGCGTTCATCGCCGCCAAATCCGATGCGGCGCGGCTTCGGAACTTCAACCTCAGCGTCCTGATCACCGATCCTTTCATGGACGCGGTGAAGGCCGACGGCCCTTGGGAGCTTGTGTTTGACGGCAAGGTCTACCGCACATTGCAGGCGCGCGATCTTTGGAACCGCATCATGCAAGCGACCTATGATTATGCCGAGCCAGGCGTGATTTTCATCGACCGGATCAATGCGGCCAACAACCTGAATTACTGCGAGACGATTGCCGCCACCAACCCGTGCGGCGAGCAGCCTTTGCCCCCCTATGGCGCGTGTTTGCTGGGCTCGATCAACATGGCGAAGCTGGTGCGGGACGCATTTGAAGCTGATGCCGCTATGGATGAGGCTGCGCTCAATGATCTCGTCGCCGTGGCCGTGCGGATGATGGATAATGTGGTCGACGCGAGCCAGTTCCCCTTGCCAGAGCAGGCGCGCGAGGCGAAGGCGAAGCGCCGGATCGGGCTGGGGGTCACGGGGCTGGCCGACGCGCTTTTGATGGTCGGTCTGCGCTATGGCTCGGAAGAGGCGGCGGCGCAGACGGAGGCGTGGCTGCGCGCGATTGCGCGGGCGGCCTATCTCGCGTCCGTGGATCTGGCCCGCGAAAAAGGCACGTTCCCGTTATTCGACGCCGAAGGCTACCTCTGCAGTGGCACGATGCAGATGATGGACGAAGATGTGCGCGCTGCCGTGGCCGTGCATGGCATCCGCAACGCTTTGCTCACGTCAATCGCGCCCACTGGCACGATCAGCCTTTATGCGGGCAATGTGAGCAGCGGGATTGAGCCGGTCTTTGCCTATTCCTACACCCGCAAAGTGCTCCAGAAGGATGGCAGCCGCACCGAGGAAGAGGTCGTGGATTACGCCGTGGCCCTCTGGCGTGAAAAGTTCGGCGACGCACCCCTGCCGGAGTATTTCGTGAATGCCCAGACGCTGCCGCCCGCCGATCATGTGCGGATGCAGGCGGCGGCGCAAAAATGGGTCGACAGCTCGATCTCTAAGACGATCAACTGCCCCGAGGACATCTCCTTTGAGGCCTTCAAAGAGGTCTATATGCAGGCATGGGATCTGGGCTGCAAAGGCTGCACCACATACCGGCCCAATGACGTGACCGGTAGCGTGCTGAGCGTCTCCGAGAGCGCCGATGTTGCCCCCGGCGAGGCCCCGGCACAGGTGCGCGATTACCAACATGAGGGGGCTGAGGTCGTCTATATGTCCGAGCCGCTGGACCGCCCTGAAACGCTGGAGGGGCAGACCTACAAGCTGAAATGGCCCGACAGCAATCATGCGATCTACATCACCGTCAATGACGTGATCCTTGGCGGGCGGCGCAGGCCGTTTGAGGTGTTCATCAACTCCAAGAACATGGAGCATTTCGCGTGGACTGTGGCGCTCACCCGGATGATCTCGGCGGTGTTCCGCAGGGGCGGCGATGTGAGTTTTGTCGTGGAGGAATTGAAGGCCGTGTTCGATCCGCGCGGGGGCGCGTGGATGAAGGGCAAATACGTGCCGTCCATTCTGGCGGCCATTGGCGGCATCCTGGAGCAGCACATGGTGCGCACCGGATTTCTCGCGGGCGAGGGGATGGGCCTCAAGGTCGATCCGCAGGCCGAAGTCGTTAACCTTGGTGGTGGGCTCGGCCCCGCATGCCCGTCTTGCGGAGATTACGGCATGCGCATGATCGAGGGCTGCATGACCTGCGCCAGCTGTGGGTACTCCAAATGCGGGTGA
- a CDS encoding peroxidase-related enzyme (This protein belongs to a clade of uncharacterized proteins related to peroxidases such as the alkylhydroperoxidase AhpD.) yields the protein MTEHPTALDLPQVDPLPEGTQKYFDICQDKLGMVPNVLRAHAFSIEKLDAFTALYNELMLAGSGLSKLEREMIAVVVSSMNRCWYCQVAHGAAVRQLSGDPALGEAMVMNWRAADLEPRHIAMLTFAEKVTEASARITEGDRQALRDAGFTDHDIWDIANVTGFFNMSNRVASATGMRPNEDYHAQAR from the coding sequence ATGACCGAACACCCGACCGCCCTCGACCTGCCTCAAGTCGATCCCCTGCCCGAGGGCACGCAGAAATATTTCGACATCTGCCAAGACAAGCTCGGCATGGTCCCCAACGTTTTGCGCGCCCATGCGTTCAGTATTGAAAAGCTTGACGCCTTCACCGCGCTCTACAATGAGCTGATGCTGGCGGGCAGCGGGCTCAGCAAGCTGGAGCGCGAGATGATCGCGGTCGTGGTGAGTTCCATGAACCGCTGTTGGTATTGTCAGGTCGCCCACGGCGCCGCCGTCAGGCAGCTTTCCGGTGATCCGGCATTGGGCGAGGCCATGGTGATGAACTGGCGCGCCGCCGATTTGGAGCCGCGCCACATCGCCATGCTCACCTTCGCCGAGAAGGTCACAGAGGCCAGCGCGCGCATCACCGAAGGCGACCGGCAGGCGCTGCGCGATGCGGGCTTCACCGACCACGACATCTGGGACATTGCCAATGTCACCGGGTTTTTCAACATGTCCAACCGCGTGGCCAGCGCCACGGGGATGCGCCCCAACGAGGATTACCATGCGCAGGCACGCTAG
- a CDS encoding SH3 domain-containing protein — MRWWALALALSGGPVAAQMMDGHGPDAWAVTGVAADDRLNLRAGPGTQYAQLGSLGPDARGIEMMVCVPTLNFEQFQTLEAEGHVFQPRWCLVRLEGESGWARARYLREDG; from the coding sequence ATGCGCTGGTGGGCCCTCGCGCTCGCATTAAGCGGCGGGCCTGTCGCGGCGCAGATGATGGACGGCCACGGCCCGGACGCTTGGGCCGTGACAGGGGTGGCTGCCGACGATCGGCTGAACCTGCGCGCAGGTCCGGGCACGCAATATGCGCAGCTTGGTAGCCTCGGGCCCGATGCGCGCGGCATTGAGATGATGGTCTGCGTGCCAACGCTCAACTTTGAGCAGTTTCAGACGCTTGAGGCGGAAGGGCATGTGTTTCAGCCGCGCTGGTGCCTTGTGCGTCTTGAGGGTGAGAGCGGCTGGGCGCGGGCACGCTACTTGCGCGAAGACGGCTGA
- the hisG gene encoding ATP phosphoribosyltransferase, whose translation MSIRLGVPSKGRLMEKTFEWFGARGVGLGRSGSDREYAGEVTGIDGVELILLSAGEIPRELAAGHIHLGVTGTDLVREKLSVWSERVEVMAELGFGHADLVLAVPNAWVDVGTLDDLDAVAAAFRARHGMRLRIATKYHRLVREFLREAGVADYVLIDSQGATEGTVKNETAEAVADITSSGDTLRANHLKLLDDGLILRSQATLFRARQADMTDAERAVMSALLERLRVD comes from the coding sequence ATGAGTATCCGGCTGGGTGTGCCCTCCAAAGGGCGGTTGATGGAGAAAACCTTTGAGTGGTTCGGCGCGCGCGGCGTGGGCCTTGGGCGCAGCGGGTCGGACCGGGAATATGCGGGCGAGGTGACAGGGATCGACGGCGTTGAGCTGATCCTGCTCTCGGCCGGGGAGATTCCGCGCGAGCTTGCTGCCGGGCACATTCATCTGGGCGTGACGGGCACGGATCTGGTGCGCGAAAAGCTCAGCGTCTGGTCTGAGCGGGTTGAGGTGATGGCGGAGCTTGGCTTTGGCCATGCCGATCTGGTGCTGGCGGTGCCGAATGCATGGGTCGATGTGGGCACGCTGGATGATCTTGACGCAGTGGCGGCTGCGTTTCGCGCGCGGCACGGGATGCGGCTGAGGATTGCGACGAAATATCACCGGCTGGTGCGGGAATTCCTGCGCGAGGCGGGCGTGGCGGATTACGTGCTGATCGACAGCCAAGGCGCCACGGAAGGCACGGTCAAGAACGAGACCGCCGAGGCCGTAGCCGATATCACGTCGAGCGGGGACACCCTGCGCGCCAATCACCTCAAGCTTTTGGACGATGGGCTTATCCTGCGCAGTCAGGCCACGCTTTTCCGCGCGCGTCAGGCGGATATGACCGATGCGGAGCGCGCCGTGATGTCAGCCCTTCTGGAGCGGTTGCGCGTCGATTGA